A region of Carassius gibelio isolate Cgi1373 ecotype wild population from Czech Republic chromosome B11, carGib1.2-hapl.c, whole genome shotgun sequence DNA encodes the following proteins:
- the cnpy2 gene encoding protein canopy homolog 2 isoform X1 yields MHQRQPTQLMKKNQARGRSQVAMDKHFYIVIICALTSLHLLLVQAARQGQDIKCGACRALVDEMEWAISQTDPKKMIQTGSFRINPDGSQSVREVPFSRSESHLLEMMEEVCEKMNDYGERVDPATNRKTYVRHASRDGTAMDLSDVAFDSRVSSSLKFACETIVEQHEDELIEFFAHETDNVKDKLCSKRTDLCDHALKIPHDEL; encoded by the exons atgcaccaaagACAGCCAACACAACTCATGAAGAAGAACCAGGCTCGCGGCAGATCTCAG gtGGCGATggataaacatttttacattgttaTCATCTGTGCATTGACGTCTTTGCACCTCCTGTTAGTCCAAGCAGCCAGACAGGGTCAAGACATAAAATGTGGAG caTGCAGAGCATTAGTGGATGAAATGGAGTGGGCCATATCACAAACCGATCCCAAGAAAATGATTCAGACCGGATCATTTAGGATTAATCCTGATGGCAGTCAGTCAGTAAGAGAG GTCCCCTTTTCCCGCTCTGAGAGTCATCTGCTGGAAATGATGGAAGAGGTTTGTGAGAAGATGAATGATTACGGTGAACGGGTTGACCCTGCCACCAACCGGAAGACATACGTGAGACATGCATCCCGTGATGGCACTGCCATGGACCTTTCTGATGTGGCCTTTGACTCCAGAGTCAGCTCTAGTTTAAAGTTTGCT TGTGAAACAATCGTTGAGCAGCATGAGGATGAACTTATTGAATTCTTTGCTCATGAGACGGACAACGTTAAAGACAAGCTCTGCAGTAAGAGGACAG ATCTCTGTGACCATGCCTTGAAGATACCTCATGATGAGTTATAA
- the cnpy2 gene encoding protein canopy homolog 2 isoform X2, with product MDKHFYIVIICALTSLHLLLVQAARQGQDIKCGACRALVDEMEWAISQTDPKKMIQTGSFRINPDGSQSVREVPFSRSESHLLEMMEEVCEKMNDYGERVDPATNRKTYVRHASRDGTAMDLSDVAFDSRVSSSLKFACETIVEQHEDELIEFFAHETDNVKDKLCSKRTDLCDHALKIPHDEL from the exons ATggataaacatttttacattgttaTCATCTGTGCATTGACGTCTTTGCACCTCCTGTTAGTCCAAGCAGCCAGACAGGGTCAAGACATAAAATGTGGAG caTGCAGAGCATTAGTGGATGAAATGGAGTGGGCCATATCACAAACCGATCCCAAGAAAATGATTCAGACCGGATCATTTAGGATTAATCCTGATGGCAGTCAGTCAGTAAGAGAG GTCCCCTTTTCCCGCTCTGAGAGTCATCTGCTGGAAATGATGGAAGAGGTTTGTGAGAAGATGAATGATTACGGTGAACGGGTTGACCCTGCCACCAACCGGAAGACATACGTGAGACATGCATCCCGTGATGGCACTGCCATGGACCTTTCTGATGTGGCCTTTGACTCCAGAGTCAGCTCTAGTTTAAAGTTTGCT TGTGAAACAATCGTTGAGCAGCATGAGGATGAACTTATTGAATTCTTTGCTCATGAGACGGACAACGTTAAAGACAAGCTCTGCAGTAAGAGGACAG ATCTCTGTGACCATGCCTTGAAGATACCTCATGATGAGTTATAA